In the genome of Palaemon carinicauda isolate YSFRI2023 chromosome 15, ASM3689809v2, whole genome shotgun sequence, one region contains:
- the LOC137654001 gene encoding trichohyalin-like — translation MKEHENLLEILTKQNEEIKTEKDEKTEQVNELKSEVRELKAEKEKLESECVEKDLQMKKNENLLEIFTKQNEEIKTEKDEKTEQVNEMKSEVHELKAEKEKLKFECGEKDLQMKEHENLLEILRTENEEIKTEKDEKTEQVNEMKSEVHELKAEKEKLKFECGEKDLQMKEHENLLEILRTENEEIKTEKDEKTEQVNEMKSEVHELKAEKENLEFECGEKDLQMKEHENLLEILRTENEEIKTEKDEKEQVNELKSEVHELKAEKEKLEFECGEKDLQMKEHENLLEILRTENEEIKTEKDEKTEQVNEMKSEVHELKAEKEKLEFECGEKDLQMKEHENLLEILRTENEEIKTEKDEKEQVNELKSEVHELKAEKEKLEFECGEKDLQMKEHENLLEILRTENEEIKTEKDEKTEQVNEMKSEVHELKAEKEKLKFECGEKDLQMKEHENLLEILRTENEEIKTEKDEKTEQVNEMKSEVHELKAEKEKLKFECGEKDLQMKEHENLLEILRTENEEIKTEKDEKTEQVNEMKSEVHELKAEKEKLEFECGEKNLQMKEHENLLEILRTENEEIKTEKDEKTEQVNELKSEVRELKAEKEKLESECGEKDLQMKEHENFLEILTKQNEEIKTAKDEKTEQVNELKREVHELKAEKEKLESECGEKDLQMKEHENLLEILRTENEEIKTEKDEKVEQVNELKSEVRELKAEKEKLKVDLVHDYEKLEFVCKIKDLQIEQERRYVEEFKNENEQMKREQSKKTEELNKLKNEIGKLKAEQEKLKAEKEELHKSEKEELHKTEKEELHKTWKEDELQRGSLLRAGLHTQMNNRPKEARDIFTEALAMKTDNEEEMALLHVLRAEANGATEEPPNMEIVLDCSKAIEKGLEGWKVYMLRGKHLDKIGIFDAALKDFETVKVKKSEVFLKIIEDTKALQKEWEDKGHYEIHGLEKTATKVEIIKSFRDLSMAFHPDRHRDKPEFLQEAFEEKYKKVVNAKLFLVDEENRRNYDEELRHQKEYDQWERNGGQWYHQEPPRQQPVHWKQRRQYN, via the coding sequence atgaaggagcatgaaaatttgctggaaattctcacaaagcaaaatgaggaaattaagacCGAAAAGGACGAGAAAACAGAAcaagtaaatgaattgaaaagtgaagttcgtGAATTGAAGGCTGAAAAAGAAAAGCtcgaatctgaatgtgtcgaaaaagaccttcagatgaagaagaatgaaaatttgctggaaattttcaCAAAGcaaaatgaggaaattaagacCGAAAAGGACGAGAAAACAGAAcaagtaaatgaaatgaaaagtGAAGTTCACGAATTAAAGGCAGAAAAAGAAAAGCTCAAATTTGAATGtggcgaaaaagaccttcagatgaaggagcatgaaaatttgcttgaaattctcagaactgaaaatgaggaaattaagacCGAAAAGGACGAGAAAACAGAAcaagtaaatgaaatgaaaagtGAAGTTCACGAATTAAAGGCAGAAAAAGAAAAGCTCAAATTTGAATGtggcgaaaaagaccttcagatgaaggagcatgaaaatttgcttgaaattctcagaactgaaaatgaggaaattaagacCGAAAAGGACGAGAAAACAGAAcaagtaaatgaaatgaaaagtGAAGTTCACGAATTAAAGGCAGAAAAAGAAAATCTCGAATTTGAATGtggcgaaaaagaccttcagatgaaggagcatgaaaatttgcttgaaattctcagaactgaaaatgaggaaattaagacCGAAAAGGACGAGAAAGAAcaagtaaatgaattgaaaagtgaagttcaCGAATTAAAGGCAGAAAAAGAAAAGCTCGAATTTGAATGtggcgaaaaagaccttcagatgaaggagcatgaaaatttgcttgaaattctcagaactgaaaatgaggaaattaagacCGAAAAGGACGAGAAAACAGAAcaagtaaatgaaatgaaaagtGAAGTTCACGAATTAAAGGCAGAAAAAGAAAAGCTCGAATTTGAATGtggcgaaaaagaccttcagatgaaggagcatgaaaatttgcttgaaattctcagaactgaaaatgaggaaattaagacCGAAAAGGACGAGAAAGAAcaagtaaatgaattgaaaagtgaagttcaCGAATTAAAGGCAGAAAAAGAAAAGCTCGAATTTGAATGtggcgaaaaagaccttcagatgaaggagcatgaaaatttgcttgaaattctcagaactgaaaatgaggaaattaagacCGAAAAGGACGAGAAAACAGAAcaagtaaatgaaatgaaaagtGAAGTTCACGAATTAAAGGCAGAAAAAGAAAAGCTCAAATTTGAATGtggcgaaaaagaccttcagatgaaggagcatgaaaatttgcttgaaattctcagaactgaaaatgaggaaattaagacCGAAAAGGACGAGAAAACAGAAcaagtaaatgaaatgaaaagtGAAGTTCACGAATTAAAGGCAGAAAAAGAAAAGCTCAAATTTGAATGtggcgaaaaagaccttcagatgaaggagcatgaaaatttgcttgaaattctcagaactgaaaatgaggaaattaagacCGAAAAGGACGAGAAAACAGAAcaagtaaatgaaatgaaaagtGAAGTTCACGAATTAAAGGCAGAAAAAGAAAAGCTCGAATTTGAATGTGGCGAAAAAAACCTTCAGATGAAGGAGCATGAAAATTTGCTTGAAATTCTCAGaactgaaaatgaggaaattaagacCGAAAAGGACGAGAAAACGGAAcaagtaaatgaattgaaaagtgaagttcgtgaattgaaggcagaaaaagaaaaGCTCGAATCTGAATGtggcgaaaaagaccttcagatgaaggagcaTGAAAATTTTCTGGAAATTCTCACAAAGcaaaatgaggaaattaagacCGCAAAGGACGAGAAAACAGAAcaagtaaatgaattgaaaagaGAAGTTCACGAATTAAAGGCAGAAAAAGAAAAGCTCGAATCTGAATGtggcgaaaaagaccttcagatgaaggagcatgaaaatttgctggaaattctcagaactgaaaatgaggaaattaagacaGAAAAGGACGAGAAAGTGGAACAAGTAAAcgaattgaaaagtgaagttcgcgaattgaaggcagaaaaagaaaaactgaaagttGATTTGGTTCATGATTATGAAAAACTGGAATTTGTGTGCAAAATAAAAGACCTCCAGATTGAGCAAGAAAGAAGGTATGTAGAGGAGTTTAAAAACGAAAATGAACAAATGAAGAGGGAGCAGAGTAAGAAAACGGAGgaactaaataaattgaaaaatgaaattggTAAACTAAAGGCAGAACAAGAGAAGCTGAAAGCTGAGAAGGAGGAACTTCATAAATCTGAGAAGGAGGAACTTCATAAAACTGAGAAGGAAGAACTTCATAAAACTTGGAAGGAGGATGAACTTCAGAGGGGAAGCTTATTGAGGGCTGGATTACATACCCAGATGAATAACAGGCCCAAAGAGGCCAGAGATATTTTCACCGAGGCCTTGGCCATGAAGACGGACAACGAAGAAGAAATGGCTCTCCTCCATGTCCTTCGTGCCGAAGCAAATGGAGCCACTGAGGAGCCTCCCAATATGGAGATTGTATTGGACTGTTCCAAGGCTATCGAGAAAGGTCTGGAAGGGTGGAAAGTGTACATGTTACGAGGAAAACACCTCGACAAAATTGGCATTTTCGACGCTGCCCTGAAGGACTTCGAAACGGTAAAAGTTAAGAAATCAGAGGTATTTTTGAAAATCATAGAAGATACGAAAGCACTTCAGAAGGAATGGGAAGACAAAGGTCACTATGAGATTCACGGTTTGGAAAAGACAGCCACGAAGGTAGAAATTATAAAATCCTTCAGGGACTTGTCTATGGCGTTCCACCCAGACAGACATCGGGACAAACCCGAGTTCCTACAGGAGGCGTTCGAGGAGAAGTACAAAAAGGTGGTTAATGCTAAACTTTTCCTGGTGGACGAAGAAAACCGAAGAAATTATGATGAAGAGCTCCGCCATCAGAAGGAATATGATCAATGGGAAAGGAATGGTGGTCAGTGGTATCACCAGGAGCCACCAAGGCAACAGCCAGTGCACTGGAAACAACGAAGGCAGTACAATTAA